Proteins from one Sander lucioperca isolate FBNREF2018 chromosome 16, SLUC_FBN_1.2, whole genome shotgun sequence genomic window:
- the yars1 gene encoding tyrosine--tRNA ligase, cytoplasmic, whose amino-acid sequence MADQLSPDEKFHLITRNLQEVLGEEKLKQILQERELKVYWGTATTGKPHVAYFVPMSKIADFLKAGCEVTILFADLHAFLDNMKAPWELLELRVKYYEQVIKAMLESIGVPLDKLKFVKGTDFQLSREYTLDVYRLSSMVTEHDAKKAGAEVVKQVEHPLLSGLLYPGLQALDEEYLKVDAQFGGVDQRKIFTLAEKYLPSLGYAKRSHLMNPMVPGLTGAKMSSSEEESKIDLLDSAGDVKKKLKKAFCEPGNIQNNGVLSFVKHVVFPLRGEFCVKRDPKWGGDKIYTAFEELEKDFAEELVHPGDLKASVEVALNQLLEPIRKKFESPELRKLSNTAYPNPSKTKGAAKGAKAGGGEDDELDPSRVDIRVGKIISVEKHPDADSLYLEKIDVGEPQPRTVVSGLVAYVSQEDLQDRLVLVLCNLKPQKMRGIESQAMLLCASIEGEPRRVEPLDPPEGSSPGERVFVEGYETGKPDDKLNPKKKVWEKVQVDLKISGECVAQWKDKQLMTKLGQITCKTLKGGNIS is encoded by the exons GCAGATTCTTCAGGAGAGAGAGCTGAAGGTGTACTGGGGCACAGCGACCACTGGCAAACCCCACGTAGCTTACTTTGTCCCTATGTCCAAGATAGCAGACTTCCTTAAGGCTGGATGTGAG gTCACTATTCTGTTTGCAGACTTGCATGCCTTCCTAGACAACATGAAGGCCCCCTGGGAGCTGCTGGAGCTCAGGGTGAAATACTACGAACAGGTCATCAAGGCCATGTTGGAGAGCATTGGCGTGCCCCTGGACAAACTCAAGTTTGTCAAAGGAACTGACTTCCAGCTCAGCAG AGAGTACACTCTGGATGTGTACCGTCTGTCCTCCATGGTGACGGAGCATGATGCTAAGAAGGCTGGAGCTGAGGTGGTCAAGCAGGTGGAGCATCCCCTGCTCAGTGGCCTGCTCTACCCTGGACTGCAG GCTCTGGATGAGGAGTACCTCAAGGTGGACGCCCAGTTTGGAGGAGTTGACCAGAGGAAGATTTTCACTCTGGCAGAGAAG TACTTGCCTTCCCTTGGCTATGCCAAGCGCTCCCATCTAATGAACCCGATGGTGCCAGGACTGACGGGGGCCAAGATGAGCTCCTCAGAGGAA GAGTCAAAGATTGATCTGCTGGACTCTGCCGGAGACGTgaagaagaagctgaagaagGCTTTCTGTGAGCCAGGCAACATCCAGAACAACGGAGTCCTCTCCTTTGTCAAACATGTCGTCTTCCCTCTACGCGGAG AGTTCTGCGTCAAAAGAGACCCCAAGTGGGGTGGAGACAAAATCTACACCGCGTTTGAAGAGTTGGAGAAGGACTTTGCTGAGGAG CTGGTCCATCCAGGAGACCTGAAGGCCTCCGTGGAAGTAGCACTAAACCAACTGCTGGAGCCAATCAGAAAGAAGTTTGAGTCGCCTGAGCTCCGCAAACTTTCCAACACTGCCTACCCCAACCCCTCAAAGACGA AAGGGGCTGCTAAGGGCGCCaaggcaggaggaggagaggatgacGAGCTGGACCCCTCCAGAGTGGACATCAGGGTGGGCAAGATCATCAGTGTGGAGAAG CATCCAGATGCTGATTCACTGTACCTGGAGAAGATCGATGTGGGGGAGCCGCAGCCAAGAACGGTAGTCAGCGGTCTGGTGGCTTATGTTTCCCAGGAGGACCTACAGGACCGACTGGTGTTGGTGCTGTGCAATCTGAAACCCCAGAAGATGCGAGGGATTGAGTCTCAAGCCATGCTGCTGTGTGCCTCTAT TGAAGGGGAGCCCAGGAGGGTGGAGCCTCTGGACCCTCCAGAGGGGTCGTCGCCAGGAGAACGGGTCTTTGTCGAGGGATATGAAACAGGCAAACCAGACGACAAACTCAACCCAAAGAAGAAGGTGTGGGAGAAAGTACAG GTCGACCTGAAGATATCGGGCGAGTGTGTAGCTCAGTGGAAAGACAAGCAGCTGATGACTAAACTAGGACAGATCACATGTAAGACACTCAAAGGAGGCAACATCAGTTAG